A single genomic interval of Portunus trituberculatus isolate SZX2019 chromosome 41, ASM1759143v1, whole genome shotgun sequence harbors:
- the LOC123516971 gene encoding sphingomyelin phosphodiesterase-like, with protein MTTGRLYTVLLLLLPALTHVTGVPLDHSPLHETLRQEFRDAMKTGYTGPTLRRVAQELDLGSLMLGGELDGGVRDGPRNLFFCTTCNLGVNEVLHSLQNGTDPMEIAAMITKLCINLGIASEKLCENFIALAEPQVFYVLHNTEGLTGRDVCGMMFSGFGCTTNNPNRVWEVTMPDVPKPPVTPPPTPAPGSPVMKVLHLADTHYDPHYLEGSNAECGERYHCCRAESGPLETPEAAAGKWGDYRYCDAPKRLLEALYKHISEEHPDLDFIIWTGDLVPHNIWNTSQETNLQTIRDSVQMIKDFFPDVPVFPAIGNHEAHPVNAFPQPYVEGEFDISWLYDEITQLWETWLPADVAASVTYSAFYSTLIKPGLRILSINSNYCYSYNWWILYDDVDPASELQWMANELQAAEDAGEKVYLISHHPPGHEDCAHTWSHQYNKIILRYESIIAGMFYGHTHKDHFMMVYDPEDPTRPVHVGYVTQSQTPYHELNPGYRVFTVDGDYEGSSYQVLDHANYIADLDEANANEEKDPRFFLLYTAKEEYGLTDLTPASWSTLVDQMKEPGSVMFNTFFKNYIKNARPYMMKGCDADCKSNLLCRLVVSDTSDYSHCDGLR; from the exons ATGACGACGGGGAGATTGTAcacggtgctgctgctgctgctgcccgccCTGACCCACG TAACCGGCGTGCCCCTCGACCATAGTCCGCTCCATGAGACACTGAGGCAGGAGTTCAGGGATGCCATGAAGACGGGATACACCGGGCCGACCCTCCGCCGGGTGGCTCAGG AGCTGGACCTGGGTTCCCTGATGCTGGGCGGCGAGCTGGACGGCGGGGTGAGGGACGGACCGCGCAACCTGTTCTTCTGCACCACCTGTAACCTGGGCGTGAACGAGGTGCTGCACTCTCTCCAGAACGGCACCGACCCCATGGAGATTGCCGCCATGATCACCAAACTGTGCATTAATCTCGGCATCGCTAGTGAGAAGCTGTGTGAGAACTTCATTGCGCTGGCTGAG CCTCAGGTGTTCTACGTCCTGCACAACACGGAGGGCTTGACTGGGCGGGACGTGTGTGGCATGATGTTCAGTGGCTTCGGCTGCACCACCAACAACCCAAACCGCGTGTGGGAGGTGACGATGCCCGACGTGCCCAAGCCCCCTGTTACCCCGCCCCCCACGCCCGCg CCCGGTTCCCCAGTGATGAAGGTGCTGCATCTTGCTGACACGCACTACGATCCTCACTATCTGGAGGGCAGCAATGCTGAGTGCGGGGAGCGATACCACTGCTGCCGCGCcgagagtg GACCCTTGGAGACGCCCGAGGCCGCGGCAGGCAAGTGGGGTGACTACCGTTACTGCGACGCCCCAAAGAGGTTGCTGGAGGCCTTGTACAAGCACATCAGTGAGGAGCACCCG GATTTGGACTTCATCATCTGGACCGGTGACCTGGTGCCGCACAACATCTGGAACACGTCCCAGGAGACCAACTTGCAGACGATCCGGGACAGCGTTCAGATGATCAAGGACTTCTTCCCTGACGTGCCTGTCTTCCCGGCCATCGGCAACCACGAGGCTCACCCCGTCAACGC CTTCCCTCAGCCTTACGTGGAGGGAGAGTTTGACATTTCTTGGCTGTACGACGAAATCACTCAGCTGTGGGAGACGTGGCTGCCTGCTGATGTGGCCGCCAGTGTCACCTACTCAGCCTTCTACTCCACCCTCATCAAACCTGGCCTCAGAATCCTCTCCATCAACTCTAACTACTGCTACAGCTACAACTG GTGGATCCTGTACGATGATGTGGATCCCGCTTCTGAGCTGCAGTGGATGGCCAACGAGCTACAGGCCGCCGAGGATGCCGGGGAGAAAGTGTATTTGATCAGCCACCACCCGCCGGGCCACGAGGACTGCGCCCATACCTGGAGTCACCAGTACAACAAGATCATCCTCAG ATACGAGTCCATCATTGCCGGGATGTTCTACGGACACACGCACAAGGACCACTTCATGATGGTGTACGACCCCGAGGACCCTACCCGCCCCGTGCATGTGGGCTATGTGACGCAGAGCCAGACGCCCTACCATGAGCTGAATCCTGGCTACAGGGTGTTCACCGTTGACGGCGACTATGAGGGCTCTTCctac CAAGTCCTGGACCACGCCAACTACATTGCCGACCTGGATGAGGCCAACGCCAACGAGGAAAAAGACCctcgcttcttcctcctgtacACAGCCAAGGAGGAGTACGG CCTGACCGACCTCACCCCGGCTTCCTGGTCCACCCTTGTGGATCAGATGAAAGAGCCAGGCAGTGTGATGTTCAACACGTTCTTCAa